One genomic region from Leifsonia poae encodes:
- a CDS encoding Zn-dependent hydrolase, with protein sequence MQHAIPPLVDAVQDARIARRIDDFARLSDPGPGVTRLAYSALEREAHRLFISEMSALGLTVHTDAAGNTIAELAGDDPATPVPAIGTGSHLDSVPQGGRFDGIAGVVAAMEVAQVMVEGGIAHQRPWRFVAFAAEEGARFGQACNGSRIVAGLTSAADVRTLSDADGVTMAEAMTAVGLDVERLADARWRPEDWHAFVELHIEQGGVLEESGAPVGVVDTISGSTRLLVTIEGQASHTGGTPMHLRRDALVTASRCVLACDELARDPHHHGTRITVGTMQVRPGSITTIPGEVTFSIDVRDIDNDRQRRTADALVAEISRIAARADTPAQIALLGDTSPVVLPSWVAAHTLAAAGEGEVEYRILPSGASHDSQQINRVTPTGMIFVPSRGGVSHVPEEFTDIGELAVGTRVLLSTLLRLDADDER encoded by the coding sequence ATGCAGCACGCCATCCCACCGCTCGTCGACGCTGTTCAGGACGCCAGGATCGCCCGCCGGATCGATGACTTCGCCCGGCTCTCCGATCCCGGCCCCGGAGTGACCCGTCTCGCATACTCCGCCCTGGAAAGGGAGGCACACCGGCTGTTCATCAGCGAGATGAGCGCGCTCGGCCTCACGGTGCACACGGATGCCGCCGGTAACACCATCGCCGAACTCGCCGGCGACGACCCCGCGACTCCCGTGCCGGCCATCGGCACCGGCAGCCACCTCGACAGTGTCCCGCAGGGCGGCCGGTTCGACGGCATCGCCGGGGTGGTCGCAGCGATGGAGGTCGCTCAGGTCATGGTCGAAGGTGGCATCGCTCACCAGCGCCCATGGCGTTTCGTCGCCTTCGCCGCCGAAGAGGGCGCCCGCTTCGGTCAGGCCTGCAACGGAAGCCGTATCGTCGCCGGTCTCACCTCGGCGGCCGATGTGCGAACGCTCAGCGATGCCGACGGTGTGACGATGGCGGAGGCCATGACCGCCGTCGGGCTCGACGTCGAGCGGCTCGCGGACGCCCGGTGGCGTCCGGAGGACTGGCATGCGTTCGTCGAGCTCCACATCGAGCAGGGCGGCGTGCTCGAAGAGTCGGGAGCGCCGGTCGGTGTCGTCGACACCATCTCGGGGAGCACCCGTCTTCTCGTCACGATCGAGGGTCAGGCCTCGCACACCGGCGGCACTCCGATGCATCTGCGTCGGGATGCACTCGTGACCGCCTCCCGCTGCGTGCTCGCCTGCGACGAGCTCGCGCGTGATCCGCACCACCACGGCACGAGGATCACTGTGGGCACGATGCAGGTGCGCCCCGGCTCCATCACCACCATCCCCGGCGAGGTGACCTTCTCGATCGACGTACGCGACATCGACAACGACCGGCAGCGGCGTACAGCGGACGCCCTCGTCGCCGAGATCTCCCGCATCGCCGCCCGCGCCGATACCCCGGCCCAGATCGCGCTCCTCGGCGACACCTCTCCCGTCGTGTTGCCGTCGTGGGTGGCGGCGCACACCCTCGCAGCCGCCGGAGAGGGCGAGGTCGAATATCGCATCCTGCCCAGCGGTGCGAGCCACGACAGTCAGCAGATCAACCGCGTCACGCCCACCGGCATGATCTTCGTACCCAGCCGGGGTGGCGTCAGCCATGTGCCCGAAGAGTTCACCGACATCGGCGAGCTCGCCGTGGGCACCCGTGTCCTCCTCTCAACACTCCTTCGACTGGACGCCGACGATGAGCGCTGA
- a CDS encoding iron-sulfur cluster-binding protein: protein MSADGVGRLGDIVKVRPPQAADRPEPLWDHAEVTSHRTIGDRYHRIALRSPAIAAAALAGQFVMITIGDGMEVVLPRPMAIHRRRPEAGEIEIVFAVLGRGTAVLAELAVGDFVTVTGPLGRGFELSDDAANLLLMGRGIGVGAVMGAAEDAVARGIETTAVLSAHRLESVIGGDDCTELGAAAIAVADEDGSSAVIRIERDLLARFAASPPDTIMVCGSQRLLDLALRLGERWGSRVQVSLEAHMACGIGYCHGCAAPIPTDANREGPLVCVDGPVFDAVSPLAATA from the coding sequence ATGAGCGCTGACGGCGTCGGGCGCCTCGGCGACATCGTGAAGGTGCGCCCTCCACAAGCGGCCGACCGACCCGAACCGCTCTGGGATCATGCCGAGGTCACCTCCCACCGCACGATCGGCGACCGCTACCACCGCATCGCTCTGCGGAGCCCGGCCATCGCCGCCGCGGCACTGGCCGGCCAGTTCGTGATGATCACGATCGGCGACGGGATGGAGGTCGTCCTACCGCGCCCGATGGCGATCCATCGGCGCCGACCTGAGGCCGGCGAGATCGAGATCGTGTTCGCTGTACTCGGCCGGGGCACAGCCGTGCTGGCCGAGCTCGCGGTCGGCGACTTCGTCACTGTCACCGGTCCCCTCGGGCGCGGCTTCGAGCTGTCCGACGACGCCGCCAACCTCCTCTTGATGGGCCGGGGTATCGGGGTTGGTGCGGTCATGGGAGCCGCCGAGGATGCGGTCGCACGCGGAATCGAGACGACAGCTGTGCTCAGCGCCCATCGCCTCGAGTCCGTTATCGGCGGAGACGATTGCACCGAACTCGGTGCGGCCGCGATCGCCGTCGCCGACGAGGACGGCTCGAGCGCCGTTATCCGCATCGAACGAGACCTGCTCGCCCGCTTCGCGGCATCGCCTCCCGACACGATCATGGTGTGCGGTTCCCAGAGGCTGCTGGATCTCGCCCTGCGACTCGGTGAACGCTGGGGCAGTCGCGTGCAGGTCTCGTTGGAGGCCCACATGGCGTGCGGGATCGGCTATTGCCACGGATGCGCTGCCCCGATCCCTACTGATGCGAACCGTGAGGGGCCGCTCGTCTGCGTCGACGGACCGGTCTTCGACGCCGTCTCCCCTCTGGCGGCCACCGCGTGA
- a CDS encoding dihydroorotase gives MRIENVLILGVGTARDIVIEGDEIVDLPPTAQTARPPRVALPGLVDLHSHLREPGGEGSETIASGTAAAAAGGFTDVFAMANTDPVTDTVARVLDVRRRAEGRAAAVHVVAAATVGLGGRQIVEVERLTAAGVTMFSDDGKCVADDDVMLDLLTRIARTDAVFAQHAQHPGIVGAGVINERVAQAAGAVGWPNRGEAEIVARDIAIVRATGARLHICHISTRETVELLAQAKLEGLPVTGEVTPHHLHLTDDDALGSGARLKVNPPLRSSDDVAALRKGLRSGVIDAVGTDHAPHPVATKALPWPDAAFGLTGLETAAAAVIAALSDDSGVTDWNRVVDALVRQPIRIGGLTGRLPADLAPGAPATLTVLSHRPAERVDTAKHLSHSQNAAFAGLELSWRVELTLREGRPTYRR, from the coding sequence GTGAGGATCGAGAACGTCCTGATCTTGGGCGTCGGCACCGCGCGAGACATCGTCATCGAAGGCGACGAGATCGTCGATCTTCCCCCAACGGCACAGACGGCGCGCCCGCCGCGCGTCGCACTACCCGGTCTCGTCGATCTGCACTCCCATCTGCGCGAACCCGGTGGTGAGGGCTCCGAGACGATCGCCAGTGGAACAGCGGCGGCCGCCGCGGGCGGTTTCACCGATGTGTTTGCGATGGCCAACACCGACCCGGTGACCGACACCGTCGCGCGTGTGCTCGATGTGCGCCGCCGAGCCGAAGGGAGGGCCGCAGCGGTGCATGTCGTCGCTGCGGCGACCGTCGGGCTCGGCGGCCGGCAGATCGTCGAGGTGGAGCGCCTCACCGCCGCCGGCGTCACGATGTTCTCAGACGATGGCAAATGCGTCGCGGACGACGACGTGATGCTCGATCTCCTGACACGGATCGCACGAACGGATGCGGTCTTCGCCCAGCATGCCCAGCATCCGGGCATCGTCGGGGCCGGAGTGATCAACGAACGGGTGGCGCAGGCCGCCGGTGCGGTCGGCTGGCCGAACCGCGGCGAAGCCGAGATCGTCGCGCGCGACATCGCGATCGTCAGGGCGACCGGCGCACGCCTGCATATCTGCCACATCTCGACGAGGGAGACCGTTGAGCTTCTCGCTCAGGCGAAGCTCGAAGGACTCCCCGTCACCGGTGAGGTCACGCCGCACCATCTGCATCTCACCGACGACGACGCGCTCGGCTCCGGGGCACGGCTGAAAGTGAATCCGCCCCTTCGCAGCAGCGACGATGTCGCTGCCCTCCGGAAGGGGCTGCGCAGCGGCGTGATCGACGCCGTCGGCACGGACCACGCTCCGCATCCGGTCGCCACGAAAGCGCTCCCCTGGCCAGACGCCGCCTTCGGCCTCACCGGTTTGGAGACCGCCGCCGCCGCGGTGATCGCCGCCCTCAGCGACGACAGCGGGGTGACCGATTGGAACCGCGTGGTCGATGCACTTGTCCGCCAGCCCATTCGTATCGGAGGACTGACCGGTCGCCTGCCGGCCGACCTCGCTCCAGGTGCTCCGGCGACGCTGACCGTGCTCAGTCACAGACCCGCTGAACGCGTCGACACGGCGAAGCATCTCTCCCACTCGCAGAACGCGGCCTTCGCCGGCCTGGAGCTCTCCTGGCGCGTGGAGCTGACCCTCCGAGAAGGTCGCCCCACCTACCGGCGCTGA
- a CDS encoding HdeD family acid-resistance protein has product MTSTDPVGEVFHDFSLDAKNLTRSAINGVRAALGISGLVALVLGIILLVWPGKTLIGLAIVLGIYFVVAGVMRLALGIFSKGITGGIRTLNIILGVLLVLAGIIVWRNSAAAAVTLAIFAVAFIGIGWIIEGVITLAESSRASSRGWAITYGILSIIAGIVVLVVPASSAVFLVIFAAIALIVLGIVGIIRAFTFGREVLKATDAATA; this is encoded by the coding sequence ATGACGTCCACTGATCCGGTCGGCGAAGTCTTCCACGACTTCTCGCTCGACGCCAAGAACCTCACCAGGTCCGCGATCAACGGGGTCCGCGCCGCGCTCGGTATCAGCGGGCTCGTCGCGCTGGTCCTCGGGATCATTCTTCTGGTCTGGCCCGGCAAGACCCTCATCGGTCTCGCCATCGTCCTCGGCATCTACTTCGTCGTCGCCGGCGTGATGCGGCTCGCGCTGGGGATCTTCAGCAAGGGCATCACCGGGGGCATTCGCACGCTCAACATCATCCTCGGGGTGCTGCTGGTCCTCGCCGGCATCATCGTTTGGCGCAACTCCGCCGCTGCCGCCGTCACCTTGGCGATCTTCGCTGTCGCGTTCATCGGGATCGGCTGGATCATCGAGGGTGTCATCACACTGGCCGAATCGAGCCGCGCGTCGTCGCGTGGCTGGGCGATCACCTACGGCATCCTCAGCATCATCGCCGGTATCGTCGTCCTGGTCGTCCCCGCATCGTCCGCAGTCTTCCTGGTGATCTTCGCAGCGATCGCATTGATCGTCTTGGGCATCGTGGGCATCATCCGGGCGTTCACGTTCGGCCGCGAGGTGCTGAAAGCGACCGACGCAGCGACCGCCTGA
- a CDS encoding S9 family peptidase, with protein MKAADLDLLTSVSAPTVHPGGGRAVVSVTRPDLAADATVGQLWTVPLTGHAAPKRFTRGFRDSAPQFSPDGRLLAFLRSAPKAAPQLYVVDATGGEPVQATDRKLGVSEFAWAPDGRTIAFVSREPEAGRYGTVEGLDAASEPARRITTLKYQANGLGYTIDRRAHVFLVAVPDVWGEPAAPAAPSAEGAAAVEPFIAEPRQLTAGEWDDIGIAFSPDGATLSFISARHATRDDDLRSSVFVVPVDGSAEPRDVTGAHGDWSVVAVGYGRNGVLYFSAHEVGAAGTDFVARNAALFAIGADGGAPRRLTDPETMDLAESDIVAYEDDSVLVRDRRRGALVLTAVTAAGSQRELTDETTVVTGVAVAGETVVVSMADASTNGDVAVVEAGRLRRVTDFSSPLRTRGIIEPRELTVAGRDGYPIHGWVVAPAGEGPHPVLLVIHGGPFAAFTGSLFDEAQVYAAAGYAVVLCNPRGSAGYGQEHGRVIRQAMGTVDLTDVLDFLDGAIASEPGLDGERLGIMGGSYGGYLTAWTIAHDHRFVAAIVERGFLDPVTFDGTSDIGSFFGQEYTGTDPELIRSQSPQAVVHQVTTPTLVLHSASDLRCPLSQAERYFAALKRGGVETELLVFPGEDHELSRAGRPRHRQQRFDAILDWWAKHLPSEANAG; from the coding sequence ATGAAGGCGGCCGACCTCGACCTGCTGACCAGCGTGTCGGCGCCGACGGTGCATCCCGGCGGCGGCCGTGCCGTCGTCTCGGTGACGCGACCGGATCTGGCCGCCGACGCCACCGTCGGACAGCTCTGGACCGTACCGCTGACCGGGCACGCGGCGCCCAAGCGTTTCACGCGGGGCTTCCGGGACAGCGCTCCGCAGTTCTCGCCGGACGGCCGCCTTCTCGCCTTTCTGCGCTCGGCGCCCAAAGCGGCTCCCCAGCTCTACGTCGTGGATGCGACGGGCGGCGAGCCCGTTCAAGCCACCGATCGCAAGCTGGGTGTCTCCGAGTTCGCCTGGGCGCCAGACGGCCGCACGATCGCATTCGTGAGCCGGGAGCCCGAGGCGGGGCGCTATGGCACGGTCGAAGGGCTGGATGCGGCATCCGAGCCGGCGAGACGTATCACGACGCTGAAATATCAGGCGAACGGCCTCGGGTACACGATCGACCGACGCGCCCACGTCTTCCTGGTCGCGGTTCCGGATGTGTGGGGAGAGCCGGCCGCACCGGCCGCACCCAGCGCCGAGGGTGCGGCAGCGGTCGAGCCTTTCATCGCCGAGCCTCGGCAGCTGACCGCGGGGGAGTGGGACGACATCGGAATCGCCTTCTCGCCGGACGGAGCGACGCTCTCGTTCATCTCGGCCCGGCATGCGACACGCGATGACGACCTGCGCTCCAGCGTCTTCGTCGTCCCTGTCGACGGCAGCGCGGAACCGCGGGATGTGACAGGGGCGCACGGCGATTGGTCGGTCGTGGCCGTCGGGTACGGCCGGAACGGGGTGCTCTACTTCTCTGCCCACGAGGTCGGTGCGGCCGGAACCGATTTCGTCGCCCGCAACGCGGCACTCTTCGCGATCGGCGCAGACGGCGGCGCCCCGCGGCGCCTCACCGACCCAGAGACGATGGATCTCGCAGAGTCGGACATCGTCGCGTATGAGGACGACTCGGTGCTGGTGCGCGACCGCCGACGCGGCGCTCTCGTGCTGACCGCGGTCACGGCGGCGGGCTCGCAGCGCGAGCTGACAGACGAGACGACCGTCGTGACCGGCGTCGCGGTGGCCGGCGAGACGGTCGTCGTGTCGATGGCGGACGCTTCGACGAATGGCGATGTCGCGGTCGTCGAAGCCGGCCGACTGCGTCGGGTCACCGACTTCTCCAGCCCGCTGCGAACGCGCGGAATCATCGAACCGCGGGAGTTGACGGTGGCCGGGCGCGACGGGTACCCGATCCACGGCTGGGTCGTCGCGCCGGCCGGCGAAGGACCGCATCCGGTGCTCCTCGTCATCCATGGTGGACCGTTCGCGGCGTTCACCGGGAGCCTCTTCGACGAAGCGCAGGTCTACGCCGCGGCCGGGTATGCCGTCGTCCTGTGCAACCCTCGCGGATCGGCCGGGTACGGGCAGGAGCACGGCCGGGTCATCCGTCAAGCGATGGGAACGGTCGACCTCACGGATGTGCTGGACTTCCTGGATGGGGCGATCGCATCGGAGCCGGGCCTCGACGGAGAGCGCCTCGGCATCATGGGTGGGTCGTACGGGGGATACCTCACGGCCTGGACGATCGCGCACGACCACCGATTCGTCGCTGCGATCGTGGAGCGCGGCTTCCTCGACCCGGTGACGTTCGATGGCACGAGCGATATCGGCAGCTTCTTCGGCCAGGAGTACACCGGCACCGACCCGGAGTTGATCCGTTCGCAGAGCCCACAGGCCGTCGTGCACCAGGTGACGACCCCGACCCTGGTGTTGCATTCGGCCAGTGACCTGCGGTGCCCGTTGAGCCAAGCGGAACGCTATTTCGCCGCGCTCAAGCGGGGCGGTGTCGAGACCGAGCTGCTGGTGTTCCCCGGCGAGGACCACGAACTCAGCCGCGCGGGCCGCCCGCGCCACCGGCAGCAGCGGTTCGACGCGATCCTCGACTGGTGGGCGAAACACCTGCCGAGCGAGGCCAACGCCGGTTGA
- a CDS encoding SDR family oxidoreductase: MSNPLALHSLAGKRALITGSSRGIGADTAQYLAEAGASVVINYRNKEARAVKLADSIRAAGGTAITVGADMTDPASVAQLVAAVETEWGGLDLLVLNASGGMESGMAEDYAMQLNRDAQVDMLTAALPLLAPGSRVVFVTSHQAHFIKTTETMPEYEAVALSKRAGEDALRALIPTLTEKGVEFVVVSGDMIEGTITATLLNRLNPGAIDARKEAAGKLYNVSEFAAEIALATVEPIPADHTRLVGDISSFVPTDEGR, encoded by the coding sequence GTGTCCAACCCTCTCGCCCTTCACTCGCTCGCCGGAAAGCGGGCCCTGATCACGGGCTCGTCCCGCGGAATCGGTGCCGACACCGCGCAGTACCTCGCCGAGGCGGGGGCGAGCGTGGTGATCAACTACCGCAACAAGGAAGCGCGGGCGGTCAAGCTGGCAGACAGCATCCGGGCGGCCGGCGGCACGGCGATCACCGTCGGAGCCGACATGACGGATCCGGCTTCGGTGGCGCAGCTCGTCGCCGCCGTCGAAACGGAGTGGGGCGGTCTCGACCTGCTCGTCCTCAATGCGTCCGGCGGCATGGAGTCCGGCATGGCCGAGGACTACGCGATGCAGCTCAACCGCGACGCTCAGGTAGACATGCTGACCGCCGCGCTCCCCCTGCTGGCTCCGGGCTCGCGCGTCGTCTTCGTGACGAGCCACCAGGCGCACTTCATCAAGACGACCGAGACGATGCCGGAGTACGAAGCGGTGGCTCTCAGCAAGCGGGCCGGCGAAGATGCGCTGCGCGCGCTCATCCCGACCCTCACCGAGAAGGGCGTCGAGTTCGTCGTCGTCTCCGGCGACATGATCGAGGGCACGATCACCGCTACCCTGCTGAACCGGCTCAACCCGGGCGCGATCGACGCGCGCAAGGAGGCCGCCGGCAAGCTCTACAACGTGAGCGAGTTCGCGGCCGAGATCGCTCTGGCGACGGTGGAGCCGATCCCGGCCGATCACACCCGTCTGGTCGGTGACATCTCCAGTTTCGTGCCGACGGACGAAGGACGCTGA
- a CDS encoding NfeD family protein produces the protein MEFETFAWIVWLVLILVFIIVEMLTLDFVFLMIAVGSVGGLISGLFGAPWWLQLIIAAVLSVLLIFTIRPPLLHLLKRGGDPAKSNVAALIGMSGTVVSTVSRTSGQVKLAVGETWTSRLAPGAPSAAAELVPGEHVIVVAIEGATAVVTPAPVIAGADDFTERSAS, from the coding sequence ATGGAATTCGAAACTTTTGCCTGGATCGTCTGGCTCGTCCTCATCCTGGTGTTCATCATCGTTGAGATGCTGACCCTCGATTTCGTGTTCCTGATGATCGCCGTCGGCAGCGTGGGGGGATTGATCTCCGGCCTGTTCGGCGCCCCATGGTGGCTGCAGCTGATCATCGCCGCCGTACTCTCCGTGCTGTTGATCTTCACGATCCGGCCACCGCTGCTGCACCTGCTGAAACGTGGCGGCGACCCGGCCAAAAGCAACGTCGCCGCCCTCATCGGCATGTCCGGCACCGTCGTATCGACGGTCTCGCGCACGTCCGGCCAGGTCAAGCTCGCCGTCGGCGAGACGTGGACCTCCCGGCTCGCCCCCGGCGCACCCTCGGCTGCGGCCGAGCTCGTACCGGGCGAACACGTCATCGTCGTCGCGATCGAGGGGGCGACGGCCGTCGTCACGCCCGCCCCGGTGATCGCCGGCGCCGACGACTTCACAGAAAGGAGCGCATCATGA
- a CDS encoding SPFH domain-containing protein yields MSNATQLVVQIVVFVIIAIIAIFVLVTLFRAIRIIPQATAGVVERLGRYHKTLMPGLNIVVPFVDRVRPLLDMREQVVSFPPQPVITEDNLVVSIDTVVYFQVTDARAATYEIANYLGAVEQLTTTTLRNVVGGLNLEEALTSRDEINGQLRIVLDEATGKWGIRVSRVELKAIDPPVSIQDSMEKQMRAERDRRAVILTAEGTKQSEILNAEGMRQAAILKAEGDAKAAVLRAEGEAKAITTVFGAIHEGNPDNLLLAYQYLQTLPKLAEGAANKMWIIPSELTQALQGIGKAFTEKGSDAVHAATRAAAAAASTATPPTAPPSVPPAGGDAPGTA; encoded by the coding sequence ATGAGCAACGCGACCCAATTGGTTGTGCAGATCGTGGTGTTCGTCATCATCGCGATCATCGCGATCTTCGTCCTCGTCACCCTGTTCCGGGCCATCCGCATCATTCCGCAGGCCACCGCGGGCGTCGTCGAGCGGCTCGGTCGCTACCACAAGACCCTGATGCCAGGCCTCAACATCGTCGTTCCGTTCGTCGACCGGGTGCGCCCGCTCCTCGACATGCGCGAGCAGGTCGTCTCCTTTCCCCCGCAGCCGGTGATCACCGAAGACAACCTCGTCGTCTCGATTGACACGGTCGTCTATTTCCAGGTGACGGATGCGCGGGCCGCGACCTACGAGATCGCCAACTACCTCGGCGCCGTCGAGCAGCTGACCACGACGACCCTCCGTAACGTCGTCGGCGGCCTGAATCTCGAAGAGGCGCTCACGAGCCGCGACGAGATCAACGGCCAGCTGCGAATCGTGCTCGACGAGGCCACCGGCAAGTGGGGCATCCGAGTGTCGCGCGTCGAGCTGAAGGCGATCGACCCGCCCGTCTCCATCCAGGACTCGATGGAGAAGCAGATGCGCGCCGAACGTGACCGTCGCGCCGTCATCCTCACCGCCGAGGGCACCAAGCAGTCCGAGATCCTGAACGCCGAGGGCATGCGGCAGGCCGCCATCCTCAAGGCGGAGGGTGACGCGAAGGCGGCCGTGCTGCGGGCCGAGGGTGAGGCGAAGGCCATCACCACCGTGTTCGGCGCGATCCACGAGGGAAACCCGGACAACCTCCTGCTCGCCTACCAGTATCTCCAGACGCTGCCGAAACTCGCCGAGGGCGCCGCCAACAAGATGTGGATCATCCCGAGCGAGCTCACTCAGGCACTGCAGGGCATCGGCAAGGCGTTCACCGAGAAGGGCTCCGACGCCGTGCATGCGGCGACGCGCGCGGCTGCAGCTGCCGCCTCGACGGCGACGCCCCCGACGGCTCCCCCGTCCGTGCCGCCGGCGGGCGGCGACGCCCCCGGAACGGCGTGA
- a CDS encoding glycerophosphodiester phosphodiesterase family protein: protein MTFLSGPLPRIIAHRGLATEAPENTLLAFLRALAAGATHLETDVHATADGVAVISHDADLQSAVGRSVRVDQLTMAELRRLDLGADQSFCSLADALDAFPEARFNIDIKDARAAEPAAQAILATRATDRVLITSFDERRRRAAVEALPGVASSASVSRFLPALLAAKAGLTPLVRRSLRGLVAVQVPERATFVRLVTGRTIDVLHAAGVEVHVWTVNDPATMTRLLDLGVDGLVTDRCDTLKALVESRIRP from the coding sequence GTGACCTTCCTCTCCGGTCCACTCCCCCGCATCATCGCCCACCGGGGCCTCGCCACCGAGGCCCCGGAGAACACGCTCCTCGCGTTTCTGCGCGCGCTCGCGGCAGGTGCGACCCATCTCGAGACGGATGTGCACGCCACCGCCGACGGTGTCGCCGTCATCAGCCACGACGCCGACCTCCAAAGTGCCGTGGGCCGATCGGTGCGTGTCGACCAGCTGACGATGGCCGAGCTACGTCGGCTCGACCTCGGCGCCGATCAGTCGTTCTGCTCGCTTGCTGATGCTCTCGACGCCTTCCCCGAGGCGCGGTTCAACATCGATATCAAGGATGCGCGGGCCGCTGAGCCGGCCGCGCAGGCCATCCTCGCCACGCGCGCGACCGATCGGGTGCTGATCACCTCGTTCGATGAGCGACGGCGTCGCGCCGCGGTGGAGGCGCTCCCCGGTGTGGCGAGCTCCGCCTCGGTGTCGCGCTTCCTCCCCGCATTGCTCGCCGCGAAGGCGGGCCTCACGCCGCTCGTGCGCCGCTCCCTGCGAGGTCTTGTGGCGGTCCAGGTGCCTGAACGAGCCACGTTCGTGCGTCTCGTGACCGGCCGAACGATCGACGTCCTTCACGCGGCGGGAGTGGAGGTCCACGTGTGGACGGTGAACGATCCTGCAACAATGACACGTCTGCTCGATCTCGGTGTCGACGGCCTCGTCACCGACCGCTGCGACACGCTGAAAGCGCTGGTCGAATCGAGAATTCGACCCTGA
- a CDS encoding RNA polymerase-binding protein RbpA, with protein MADRSLRGMRLGAQSLQSEEGVVYSPRSRYNYLCPDCGQETEMVFSADAEAPETWECKHCGHEATLLVGNEPVEVDRSDVKVPRSHWDMLLERRTRAELEELLEERLTYLRARRGGEHKIGA; from the coding sequence ATGGCAGATCGCAGTTTGCGCGGAATGAGGCTTGGCGCCCAAAGCTTACAGAGCGAAGAAGGCGTCGTGTACTCCCCGCGTTCCCGTTATAACTACCTGTGCCCGGATTGCGGCCAGGAGACCGAGATGGTGTTCTCGGCCGACGCTGAAGCCCCCGAGACGTGGGAGTGCAAGCACTGTGGCCACGAGGCCACCCTGCTGGTCGGCAACGAGCCTGTCGAGGTCGACCGTTCCGACGTGAAGGTTCCCCGCAGCCACTGGGACATGCTGCTCGAGCGGCGCACCCGGGCGGAACTGGAAGAGCTCCTGGAGGAGCGTCTCACCTACCTGCGTGCGCGCCGTGGCGGCGAGCACAAGATCGGCGCCTGA